In a genomic window of Magnolia sinica isolate HGM2019 chromosome 14, MsV1, whole genome shotgun sequence:
- the LOC131225164 gene encoding AP2-like ethylene-responsive transcription factor CRL5 isoform X1, with translation MNMDASTDPHQHHYHYHRYQQHHHHYHQTQVAAAASPAIPTSFFLAPQMETQGGALYSQLSVMPLKSDGSLCIMEALTRSQQGEGVMPACSPKLEDFLGGATMGANQYGSIDREAHRPSLFVKLEVGIEIEMCTRKEGKDYCV, from the exons ATGAACATGGATGCATCTACAGACCCACATCAGCATCATTATCATTACCACCGTTatcagcaacatcatcatcattatcatcaaacacaagtTGCAGCTGCTGCTTCTCCTGCAATTCCAACTAGCTTCTTTCTAGCTCCTCAAATGGAAACACAAGGTGGGGCCCTTTACTCCCAGTTGTCTGTAATGCCACTGAAATCTGATGGCTCCCTTTGTATCATGGAAGCTCTTACAAGATCACAACAAGGTGAAG GAGTGATGCCAGCTTGCTCTCCCAAGCTTGAAGATTTCTTGGGTGGTGCAACCATGGGAGCTAACCAGTACGGATCAATTGACAGGGAAGCTCATAGGCCTTCTTTATTTGTGAAATTGGAAGttggaattgaaattgaaatgtgtactagaaaagaaggaaaagattattGTGTGTGA
- the LOC131225164 gene encoding AP2-like ethylene-responsive transcription factor CRL5 isoform X2, which yields MNMDASTDPHQHHYHYHRYQQHHHHYHQTQVAAAASPAIPTSFFLAPQMETQGGALYSQLSVMPLKSDGSLCIMEALTRSQQGVMPACSPKLEDFLGGATMGANQYGSIDREAHRPSLFVKLEVGIEIEMCTRKEGKDYCV from the exons ATGAACATGGATGCATCTACAGACCCACATCAGCATCATTATCATTACCACCGTTatcagcaacatcatcatcattatcatcaaacacaagtTGCAGCTGCTGCTTCTCCTGCAATTCCAACTAGCTTCTTTCTAGCTCCTCAAATGGAAACACAAGGTGGGGCCCTTTACTCCCAGTTGTCTGTAATGCCACTGAAATCTGATGGCTCCCTTTGTATCATGGAAGCTCTTACAAGATCACAACAAG GAGTGATGCCAGCTTGCTCTCCCAAGCTTGAAGATTTCTTGGGTGGTGCAACCATGGGAGCTAACCAGTACGGATCAATTGACAGGGAAGCTCATAGGCCTTCTTTATTTGTGAAATTGGAAGttggaattgaaattgaaatgtgtactagaaaagaaggaaaagattattGTGTGTGA